The following proteins are co-located in the Solea senegalensis isolate Sse05_10M linkage group LG12, IFAPA_SoseM_1, whole genome shotgun sequence genome:
- the smtnl1 gene encoding smoothelin-like 1, with protein MKTGDGRYPQTNTDITNTSQCRQRRAERVTATEKQGSFRGTWSKTKVDPLNKETYLSIMDGESSSQETSESTATTNQTDTSNNNNQANEPGPEMNEDTQIEHSDKETAEGQREMKETVTHQGGGEDASAGDMDEPQRTSKPLQDETEEVGQDKDKTSTDENNLALIDDKKDSEGEVEQDKKEEQVQEVKSGKEGEDVSDKNKHEDESETQQEQKDVSGKEAKEAEKKEQVREADVEIKDKAKIKDGEKQGKPKRKSALPSSSVSRPRQSARSVRAATKNSIIAKFEQGAPETPIARNFKVQRSPAAVATGATIKQKMLQWCRSKTRNYEGVNIENFSSSWSNGLAFCALIHRFFPDAFDFSSLSQKEREKNFTLAFQTAESLADCCPLLEVSDMIMMGNHPDPMCVFTYVQSLCHSLSKIEKERKDKEKEDKDKCGNEAEDKDKGEDAAGEVEMKKDEEESTEAGTEQNQEEKEGESADPERTAKEQEDALKSCKMEEGGGALVEAES; from the exons ATGAAGACAGGCGACGGCAGATATCCACAAACCAACAcagacatcacaaacacaagccAGTGCAGACAGAGAAGGGCAGAAAGAGTGACGGCAACGGAAAAGCAGGGATCGTTCCGAGGGACGTGGAGTAAAACAAAAGTTGATCCGTTGAATAAAGAAACTTATCTGAGCATCATGGATGGAGAGTCGTCAAGCCAGGAGACATCTGAGTCTACAGCAACGACAAATCAGACTGATacctccaacaacaacaaccag GCAAATGAACCAGGACCCGAGATGAATGAAGACACACAGATAGAGCACTCAGACAAAGAGACAGCTGAAGGTCAAAGGGAAATGAAGGAGACAGTCACACACCAGGGTGGAGGAGAGGACGCCAGTGCTGGAGATATGGACGAGCCGCAGAGGACATCAAAGCCTCTCCAAGACGAGACTGAAGAAGTGGGACAAGATAAagacaaaacatccactgatgAAAACAACCTTGCACTGATAGATGACAAAAAAGACAGCGAGGGAGAGGTGGAACAAGACAAGAAAGAAGAGCAAGTGCAAGAGGTCAAGAGTGGGAAAGAAGGGGAGGACGTCAGTGACAAAAATAAGCACGAAGATGAGAGTGAAACTCAGCAAGAGCAGAAAGATGTGAGTGGAAAAGAAGCAAAGGAGGCGGAGAAGAAAGAACAAGTCAGAGAAGCAGATGTAGAGATAAAAGACAAGGCAAAGATTAAAGATGGAGAAAAACAAGGGAAACCCAAAAGAAAGAGTgctcttccctcctcttctgTTTCCCGACCAAGGCAATCTGCACGCTCTGTGAGAGCAGCCACTAAAAACAGCATCATTGCCAAGTTTGAACAAGGTGCACCAGA GACACCGATAGCCCGCAACTTCAAAGTTCAGAGATCACCTGCGGCTGTGGCCACAGGGGCTACAATCAAACAGAAGATGCTTCAGTGGTGTCGCAGTAAAACCAGAAACTATGAG GGTGTCAACATAGAAAACTTCTCCTCTTCTTGGAGCAACGGCCTGGCTTTCTGCGCACTGATCCACCGTTTCTTTCCGGATGCTTTTGACTTCAGCTCCCTCAGTcaaaaggagagggagaaaaactTCACTCTGGCCTTCCAAACTGCAGA ATCCCTGGCTgactgctgccctctgctggaagTGTCTGATATGATCATGATGGGCAACCATCCGGATcccatgtgtgtgttcacatacgTCCAGTCCCTCTGCCACAGCCTGTCCAAaatagagaaagagaggaaggatAAAGAAAAGGAGGATAAAGACAAGTGTGGCAATGAggcagaagacaaagacaaaggagaagaTGCAGCGGGAGAGGTAGAGATGAAGAAGGATGAAGAAGAGTCGACTGAGGCAGGGACGGAGCAAAAccaagaggaaaaagagggagaaagtgcTGATCCAGAGAGAACTGCTAAGGAGCAGGAGGATGCACTGAAGAGCTGCAAGATGGAGGAAGGTGGAGGAGCGTTAGTGGAGGCCGAGTCCTAG